The Candidatus Cloacimonadota bacterium nucleotide sequence GATTACTTTGCTGGTAAAGTAATGTATGATTGTAATAATGTAAAGCCTCTATCACATAAGTATTTTCAAATAATAATGAATCCACAACAACCGGATTTGTCGGAGTACTAATATCTATTTTAAATATGTAGTATCTATAATGATTTAAACAAGATTGATTGAAAGATAATGTATAAATATAGTTGTTTTTTCTTATTACATCATTAGTTAAGCCCGGCAAACCTTTTAAAACTGCTCTTGTAAGATTACCTGTGCTATTATCTATATTAATTACATCAACACCGTATCTATTTGGATAATACATATAATTAGAATCTAATACAGAACATTTTTCACTAATAGTCCATGGCAAATACCAGCCACCAATATGAAAGTCGCAAATTCTATTGTAGTTGAATTCAATTGAAAATAAATTTAAGTTGAAACTCAAAATAATTATTAATATAATTAAAGTTTTGTTTTTCATAAACACGTCCTTATGTTATTCTAATTAATATGAATAGAATACCCGACATCACCAAGTGGGATATCGGGTATTATTTGATTATCTAATGATTTTCAGGGATTGTATCATCCCATGGAATGTCACCAGGGAGATAGATATGGTATGTGGAGAAAGGAGCGAAATTACCTGTTATGGTTTTTGTTCTCGTACCTTGGGTAGCTTTTAATTGTGTATATACACATGATGAACTTGTGTATATATCATTGAAAGTAACCGTTGTATAACCAGAACCAGAAGGAGCAGGTTGAGAACCTAGAGGAACCATACCCTGACCATTCAGATTTCCCTCCAAATAAACATTATCTGGGGAACCGCTCTGAACATTATGCACAACTACGTCAAACGATTGGGCAAATGCATTTACGCTTGCAAATAATACAAGCACTGCTATTATTACTGCAAATTTTTTAAACATTGTTTTTTCCTTTTTAATTTTATTAACCTATTAAAAATTTTCTTCGCACTCCGGTTGCGAGTGAAAAGTATTCTCTAATAAGGAAATTTCAATTAGCATTATTAGACCTTCCAGTTTCATCTCCAATAACAATCGTCCATATTAAAGTCTCTTCTGCCCCGAGAAGAAAAACAGAAAAGACATTATCAAAATAAATTTGTTCTTCCCGAGTTTGGTTAATGATAATTTATTATTAAAAAGATAAAAGTGTAACTTGCGGTATATTAGTAAGTTGGGGGGGGGTAAATAAATTTAAAATTAAAAATTTAAAATGAAAAATTAAAAAACCTGTTCGTTTTTGGAGTGATGCAAAAATAGAACTAAGAAGTGAAAATTTATTGAAGGGGTTTTGGGATTGCCTTTCCCTTTTCAGGAAAGAGCAAATAAACGACTTAACCTTTTTACCTATGTTTTTTATCTTCATTTTTAACTTTTCTTGGCTCGTGAATTCTGATTTTTTTGCAATCCCAATTAGGTCCACATTTAGGAATGGCATTGAAAATCTTGTCAAGTTTTCTGTGAGTTTGGAGTTCAGAGTTTTGGGTTGAGGTAATCCGCAATTCATCTTACAAACAGCATTTTCTTCACCGTTGTTTTCTCTGCTGTTTCTATTTTATAAAAATAAACTCCTTGAGCAACACGTTTTCCCTGCTCATTTTTCCCGTCCCAAATAGCAAAATATTTCCGTATTCCGTAATCCCGTTTTCCGTTGCAAGAGTAATGATTATTGCTCATTACTTGACACCAATATTGCCGAAAACGTTTTTGTTGCGAAAAATTCAATAAAGTTATGTTGTTAATTCAATTCCACAAATCAATGGAATTTATTTCTAAAGGAAAGAACTATGAAAAATAAGGTTTCAATAATTTTCACACTGTTTATCATCTTGGTCGCATCGTCTGTATTTGCAGAAGACCCTCAATCAAATGAAGATCCTATGGCAGATATTCTAAATATGATTAACAAAATATCTTCTTCGAGTGCCGTCAAACCGGGGCATTATGTGAATGCTGAGATCGGTTTTGAAATTGATATTCCCAAGGATTTTAACGGTTTAATGACCGGTGATATGTTGATTGTATCCGAAAGTGTGCCATCCGGAGATTCTGTCAATTTTATGGAACTTATGGCCGCATCCCAAAGTAAACCAACCATTATGGCGATGTTTGCCGAGTCTGAAGAAGATGACGATTTTCTCAATATGGATCCGGAAGAAATCAAGATGTCAATGCGTGAAGATAGTGAAGATGATGTGCAAATGACTGTGAATTCCGTAACGAAAGAAAAATTTTCGGGGAATGACTGGGTGAAAATAATAACCGAAACAGTTAATCCGTTAGGAAAAATGAAAAGTATCGCCTATTATACTACAATTGGCGATCGCTCGGTAATGCTTTCATATACGGCACCTGCAAGCGAATGGGATAGAATAAAATCAATATTTGAAAAAAATCACGAGACTTTAAAGGTCAAGTAGATTTAATTTCACCCGCCTTTACCGTGCAACAAGAAATGTATTTTTATCTGCTTGTAAACAAACGGATTCACGCCATTTACAGATTAGAATTTTCACTTATCAAAAGGGAAAGTAATTATGAGTTTACGAAGAGAAGCTAGAGAAATTGCCATTCAAACTTTATATGCTATTTCGCCGGATATGGAATTGCAGGAAGATGAAATAGACGATATAAGCCGGTTAGTTGAAAAGAAGTTACACCAAACGCTTGAGTTTAAAAACAAAAAAATAAAGGATTCGCAAACTACTTTCATTTATTTCTTAGTGAAAAATACTCTTATCCATCTCAATGAAATTGATCTGTTGATCCAACGCTTTTCAAAAAATTGGGAATTTTCCAGAATTTCCTTAATTGATAAATGTATCCTTCGTATTGCGACAATGGAAATTAAGTTTTCCGAGACTCCCGGTTCTGTGGTCATTAATGAGGCAGTTGAAATTGCAAAAGATTTTTGCGGATTGAAGTCCAGCAAATTTATTAATGGAATTCTAGATGCTATCCTAAATCGAGGGAAACAAATATGATTTCGTGCAGTCTCGGTATTTTTGCCTATAATGAAGAAAAAAATATTAGGCAGCTGCTCGATGCAGTTGAAAATCAAAAATTGGAAAAAGTTGAACTGCGAGAAATAATAGTTGTTTCCAGCAATTCTACAGATAATACGGATGAAATTGTGCGGGAATATGCCAAAAGCGATTCGAGGATAAAATTGATCATCCAGAAAGAACGCAAGGGAAAATCTTCTGCGATCAATCTTTTCCTCAAAGAAGCAAAAAATGAAATTGTTCTCATCGAAAGTGCAGACACCATTCCGGCTGAAAACACGATTGAAAAGATGGTTTTACCTTTCCAAAATTCCAAAATCGGTATGGCTGGAGGTAAACCCACTCCGGTAAATGATCCCAAAACATTTATCGGTTTTGCCGTGTGTATGCTCTGGAGATTGCACCACAAAATGTCGATGATCTCGCCAAAACTTGGGGAGATGGCAGCCTTCCGAAATATTGTAAAAGAAATTCCCGAAAAAAGTGCCGTGGACGAAGCAAGCATCGAGGCAATAATCAGAAAGCAGGATTTAAAACTGGAGTATGTTCCCGAGGCGATTGTTTATAATAAGGGACCGGAAAACGTATCCGATTTTCTTAAACAAAGGCGTCGAATCTATGCGGGACATCTCTGGCTTCAGGAAAATCAGGATTACAAAGTTTCTTCGCAAAATTCAG carries:
- the nusB gene encoding transcription antitermination factor NusB; this encodes MSLRREAREIAIQTLYAISPDMELQEDEIDDISRLVEKKLHQTLEFKNKKIKDSQTTFIYFLVKNTLIHLNEIDLLIQRFSKNWEFSRISLIDKCILRIATMEIKFSETPGSVVINEAVEIAKDFCGLKSSKFINGILDAILNRGKQI
- a CDS encoding glycosyltransferase, translating into MISCSLGIFAYNEEKNIRQLLDAVENQKLEKVELREIIVVSSNSTDNTDEIVREYAKSDSRIKLIIQKERKGKSSAINLFLKEAKNEIVLIESADTIPAENTIEKMVLPFQNSKIGMAGGKPTPVNDPKTFIGFAVCMLWRLHHKMSMISPKLGEMAAFRNIVKEIPEKSAVDEASIEAIIRKQDLKLEYVPEAIVYNKGPENVSDFLKQRRRIYAGHLWLQENQDYKVSSQNSGLIIRLTLQEFSLNPIKNLKIIFTMFLEVWGRFFGWFDYKILKKNPFKWDISESTKDLGK